A single Saccharolobus shibatae B12 DNA region contains:
- the glcT gene encoding glucose ABC transporter permease GlcT, translating to MRKGAILMSIPGLIFAAFLIYLLALNVYFSLLNWSLFNLRPTFAGLSTYQTLFSEYFFNLAVTHTIVYTIAAVAIGNILGILGAGILYFIKSNTRRAIYLSVFLYPLAVPSSTYAIAWQWLFNPQTGINLILKVFHFPNIIWLTTQPTIYAGMIIIETWAYTGLAVLFFLASFMSVDKSIIEAAKIDGANNLYLLFRIILPNSMNGFIVSTALLFLFSFRIFTVPFTIGGPTNPNMMSLVEYIYILFSTEYFSLSSALSSLVALIAAIVIIPYAILGLKKWVFRR from the coding sequence ATGAGAAAAGGAGCTATCCTAATGTCTATACCAGGCCTTATATTTGCCGCTTTTTTGATATACTTATTAGCTCTCAATGTTTACTTCTCACTTTTGAACTGGTCATTATTTAATTTACGTCCTACTTTTGCAGGGTTAAGTACTTATCAAACTTTGTTTTCAGAATATTTTTTTAATTTAGCCGTTACTCATACAATTGTATACACTATAGCAGCTGTTGCAATAGGTAATATATTAGGAATATTGGGAGCTGGAATTTTGTATTTTATAAAGAGTAATACAAGAAGGGCTATTTACTTATCTGTATTTCTATATCCCTTAGCAGTCCCTTCCTCTACTTATGCGATCGCTTGGCAGTGGTTATTTAATCCACAAACAGGCATTAACTTGATCTTAAAAGTATTTCATTTTCCAAATATAATTTGGCTAACTACCCAACCCACTATTTACGCTGGAATGATAATTATAGAGACGTGGGCATACACTGGTTTAGCGGTCCTATTCTTCCTTGCTTCGTTTATGAGCGTGGATAAATCAATTATAGAGGCAGCCAAAATTGATGGCGCAAATAACCTTTATTTATTATTTAGGATCATATTACCAAACTCAATGAACGGGTTTATAGTATCTACAGCCCTACTATTTTTATTTTCCTTTAGAATATTTACCGTACCGTTTACTATAGGAGGGCCCACAAACCCGAATATGATGAGTCTCGTAGAGTACATTTATATTTTGTTTAGTACTGAGTATTTCTCTTTATCCTCAGCATTATCTTCCCTAGTGGCATTAATTGCAGCAATAGTGATTATTCCCTACGCAATACTCGGATTGAAGAAATGGGTGTTTAGGAGGTGA
- the glcU gene encoding glucose ABC transporter permease GlcU, translating to MERSVSRGNYIINSIKYALLEIVAGILVIMWLVPLYAMILGGLKSNLEAASTPILLPPSKPSLDAYAFAWFGYATIPGLEPTMLRYLLVAIPSVLLSVIIGTMTAYFFFILSEKHEILSNSLFSIIALATFLPIETVTFPLIELETSLNVYNTYIGLIFAMLIFYVPTSALLMSIFIPVVPKYLIESARMDGAGDWTILWRVVFPLIFPGFLSTLIFVFLQIWNEFFIPLILTNTPNMLMLPVAARFYTAAYALIYNRSFAAGVISSLIPLIIFIFLGRYFIRGLAALGGGAKGV from the coding sequence ATGGAAAGATCCGTGAGTAGGGGAAATTATATAATAAATTCAATTAAATATGCATTATTGGAAATAGTTGCTGGAATACTCGTTATCATGTGGTTAGTTCCGTTGTACGCTATGATTTTAGGAGGATTGAAGTCTAATTTGGAAGCGGCTAGTACTCCAATACTCCTTCCACCTTCTAAACCATCGCTCGACGCTTATGCATTTGCCTGGTTTGGATATGCAACTATTCCTGGACTGGAACCAACAATGTTGAGATACTTGCTTGTAGCCATACCATCCGTGCTACTATCAGTGATAATAGGGACAATGACTGCTTATTTCTTCTTCATACTTAGTGAGAAACACGAAATATTAAGCAATAGCTTATTTTCCATTATAGCTTTAGCGACATTCTTGCCTATAGAAACAGTTACATTTCCACTGATTGAGTTAGAGACCTCACTAAATGTTTACAATACTTACATAGGGTTAATATTCGCTATGCTAATATTCTATGTACCGACATCTGCACTATTAATGTCAATATTTATTCCAGTAGTTCCCAAGTACTTAATAGAATCCGCTAGGATGGATGGAGCCGGAGATTGGACAATCTTGTGGAGAGTAGTTTTTCCACTAATATTCCCTGGGTTTCTATCAACTCTAATATTCGTTTTCCTACAGATTTGGAATGAGTTCTTCATACCTTTAATACTTACAAATACGCCAAACATGTTAATGTTACCAGTAGCTGCCAGATTCTATACTGCGGCATACGCATTAATTTACAATAGGTCGTTTGCAGCTGGAGTTATTTCTTCCTTAATACCGTTGATAATATTTATATTTCTTGGAAGATATTTTATACGTGGATTAGCAGCATTAGGTGGAGGAGCTAAAGGGGTGTAA
- the glcS gene encoding glucose ABC transporter substrate-binding protein GlcS codes for MSKRKIYKAISRTAIIIIVVVIVIAAIAGGLAAYYSSSKPTPTSTTTSSLTSVTTPSTTSTLSSSSTTTTALSNVVDFINPWGAEDPVGLKWIGGNFSIYYPGYSVQFTSLPGASGVEERYVVINDIEAGKLQGIFWAHGGPEVLSYVELLPNPHDLYNMTPLLAQEGLFQKGVTEALMAISYNGTIFGSPTNVHRAEELYFNPQILKKYNLPIPTNLSLLIYDTQQLEAHGINPWAMSGAEGGYEQLHLWFAIFLSVAAQYYGAAGAAKLSNELMYGVLNLNNVTVQKIINETDNVFLQFVGQNAVIPSWQSQSIWSALALVIKGQTVFEAGGNWLAEYAAIWYNTTTYPATQPYLNWSNITLMAMPFPGTQGIYVIDMDSVAIPTVNNPQEQAAINFAKFWTSYEGQKIWTYYKGVSVWANATDYYSTPMQWYDYQALLNTPAQNFTWAFADGTLFDDVFYFLIAQELNLQEQGSSYVPTFNAALFKAENMTFHEWQIAAKDGFGFVGQRGNPFGNYLPPWVNPNTYAYNSSYTPSFLLTPPHYLLPYLKKLGQQQTINRASNVNYYIINGINLLPYPLLVLLMIYLDQTRYKPLVNSFINKINFFSNIFLSKFLTLNSDLYLGV; via the coding sequence ATGTCAAAGCGTAAAATATATAAGGCAATCTCCAGAACTGCAATAATAATAATTGTAGTAGTTATTGTAATTGCTGCGATTGCTGGAGGTTTGGCTGCATACTACAGTTCTAGTAAGCCCACACCTACTAGTACCACTACAAGCTCACTAACTTCAGTGACAACTCCTTCTACAACCTCTACTTTATCTTCCTCTTCTACAACAACTACTGCTTTGTCAAATGTGGTAGACTTTATAAATCCATGGGGTGCTGAAGACCCTGTAGGACTAAAATGGATTGGAGGAAACTTCTCAATTTACTACCCTGGTTATTCAGTGCAATTCACATCATTACCGGGAGCTAGTGGTGTAGAGGAGAGATATGTTGTAATTAACGATATTGAAGCTGGTAAATTACAAGGTATATTTTGGGCTCATGGAGGTCCTGAAGTACTTTCATATGTGGAGCTACTACCTAATCCTCACGATTTATATAATATGACACCACTGTTGGCCCAAGAAGGACTATTCCAGAAGGGTGTTACGGAAGCGCTTATGGCTATATCCTATAATGGTACAATATTCGGCTCTCCAACCAACGTGCACAGAGCAGAGGAATTGTACTTCAATCCTCAAATCCTTAAGAAGTACAACTTACCAATACCCACCAATTTAAGTTTACTAATTTACGATACTCAACAATTAGAAGCACACGGAATTAATCCATGGGCAATGTCTGGTGCTGAAGGTGGATACGAACAATTACATTTGTGGTTTGCAATATTCCTATCTGTAGCTGCGCAATACTACGGAGCTGCTGGGGCTGCTAAATTATCAAATGAGTTGATGTATGGAGTGCTTAACTTGAATAACGTAACAGTCCAAAAGATCATTAATGAAACTGATAATGTATTCCTACAGTTTGTAGGTCAAAACGCTGTGATTCCAAGTTGGCAAAGTCAATCTATATGGTCTGCTTTAGCATTAGTAATAAAGGGACAGACTGTATTCGAGGCTGGTGGTAATTGGCTTGCTGAATATGCAGCCATATGGTACAATACTACTACTTATCCTGCAACACAGCCCTATCTAAACTGGTCCAATATTACATTAATGGCAATGCCATTCCCTGGTACACAAGGTATTTACGTTATAGATATGGACTCTGTTGCAATACCTACTGTTAATAATCCACAGGAACAAGCTGCTATAAACTTCGCAAAATTCTGGACTTCGTATGAAGGACAGAAAATATGGACATACTATAAGGGTGTATCAGTATGGGCTAATGCAACCGATTATTATTCTACTCCAATGCAGTGGTATGATTATCAGGCCTTGTTAAATACCCCTGCTCAGAACTTTACATGGGCATTTGCTGATGGGACACTATTTGATGATGTATTCTACTTCCTCATAGCACAAGAATTGAACTTACAAGAGCAAGGCTCATCATATGTTCCTACCTTTAACGCAGCACTCTTCAAAGCTGAAAATATGACGTTCCACGAATGGCAAATAGCTGCGAAAGACGGTTTCGGCTTTGTGGGACAAAGAGGAAATCCATTTGGTAATTATTTACCACCATGGGTTAATCCAAATACTTATGCATATAACTCAAGCTATACTCCATCATTCTTGCTGACACCACCTCACTACCTACTACCATACTTAAAGAAACTTGGGCAACAGCAAACTATCAACAGGGCTAGTAATGTAAACTATTACATTATCAACGGCATAAATTTGCTACCTTACCCATTGCTAGTTTTACTAATGATTTATCTAGATCAAACTAGATATAAACCTCTTGTAAATTCGTTTATAAATAAGATAAACTTTTTTTCCAATATATTTTTATCTAAATTTTTAACCTTGAATTCTGATTTATACTTAGGTGTGTGA